The sequence below is a genomic window from Bacteroidales bacterium MB20-C3-3.
AACATCCCTGTTCTTGTAAAAGGGGCGGTCATATTCGAGATTGCATTCCCAAGTGAGTAGGCTGTGATTCTCTTTACCTCTCCTGAGAGCTCTCTCTCTACATCAACCTCCTGCACAACATGCGGATGAGAACCAATAACAATATCAACCCCATTTCTGTTGAAGAAATTTTTCCATTTTCGCTGGCTGGAGGATGAGGTTAGTTTGTATTCAGTACCCCAGTGGATACAGGCAATAATAAAATGGACATCATTTTTTTGAGCTTTAAGGATATCCTCCTTTATCCTTGCAGAATCCAGTAAATTAACCACATATGGTTGAGGAACAGGAATTCCGTTTGTGCCGTAAGTATAATTGAGAATGGCAAGTTTTACACCTTTCAGATTCACGAAGAGAGGATAGAGATCCTCTCTCTCTCTCTGGTCTCTGTATGCACCTGCGTAAGGGATTCTTAAAGTGTTATATGCCGATATAGTTCCCTCAATACCTTTGCCCCCTTTGTCACAAATATGGTTGTTGGCAGATAGAAAAATATCTATTCCTCCATATTTTCCGGCCTCCAGCAGAGAGGTGGGTGAATTGAAAACAGGATAACCTGAGTATGGTGGCGGAGCAAAAGTAGTCTCCATATTGGCTACTCTGAGATCGGCCTTATCAAACCTGCCCTTAAGATGGCTGAAATATGCTGAGTAGTCATAGGATTCAGGATCAGCAGGATTGGCTCCAGTCCTTTTTGCCGCATCCATCTGAGTCTGATGTTGCATAATATCTCCCAGAAAAATAATTTTAAGGGTATCACTCCTCCAAAAAAGAGAGTTTAATAATATTAAGGCATACAGAAGCATCTTTAATTAACCTGGGTAATTATTATGTTCTTCTCACCCAATCTTACAGAGAGCCAGCTCTCCAGCTTTTTTATATCAGAATCAGAGAGCGGTTCTTTCCAGGTTGCCATTACCATTATTTTATCGCTTGCATTGAAATCAGACAAATTAACACTGGCTCCACGAGCTATGGAGAAAAAAGTAAGCCCGGGATGCTGTGCCAGAATCTCCTCTGCAATTTGTCTGTATGGGATCTCTCTGCTCTTTATAGCGTTAAGCTCAGACTCCATTTTTCTCAACATCTCCTCTCTCTTCTGTATTTCAAGATCACTCCTCTCAAAAATGCTCTTTACAACACCAGCCTCATCAAGAGCATCAGCTGTAGCACTCTCTTTAATTGTAAGATATGCCCTTCCAATTCCGAATTTTTCAACAGAGGAGTAAAGCATCTCTTTCTGCCCCTCCCTGAGAGGCTCTCCGGCAATTGATAATTCAAGAGTAGAAGCACCCCCTGAGTGATTAATTTTATAATCATATATATAGCTGTTTTCAAGAGTCTTATTGTCATTGACAAACTGCTTTGCTGATACATTAAATGTGTTTTCCCTTATTACAACTACCGCTGTATAGATACTTGGAATTATCATGAGTACTGTTACAATACTGATAGTTCTTCTTACTCTCCTCTGTTTTACAGGATCTTCAAATTTTACAAGAGGGAAATGAAGGTATCTCACCATAATAAATGTAGCAAGCGCTATAAAGAGTGAGTTAATTGAGAACAGATATATTGCTCCTGCAAAGTAAGTAAGGTTCAAATTCGCAATACCATATCCGGCAGTACAGAGAGGAGGCATAAGAGCGGTTGCAATTGCAACTCCTGCTATTACTGTACCCTTCTCCTTCCTTGATCCCTCAACAATTCCGGCCAAACCACCAAAAAAAGCAATGAAGACATCATATATTGTTGGCCTTGTCCTTGCAAGGAGCTCTGTTGGCTCATCAAGACTCAGCGGAGATATTATGAAAAAAAGTGTAGATGCCATCAGGCTTATGACAACCATAATACCAAGATTCTTAAGGGAGCGCTTAAGAAGTAAAGAATCATTTATTCCCACTGCCATCCCGGTACCGATGATTGGTCCCATCAGTGGGGAGATAAGCATGGCACCAATAATAACAGGTGTGGAATTTACATTAAGCCCAACTGAGGCAACAATTACAGCAAATGCAAGAATCCAAACATTAGGTCCCTTAAAGTCAATATTTTTCTTAATACTCTCAATTGTTCCGGTAATATCTACCTGGTCTGCAAAGTTTGCAATCTCTTTTACCTGTTGATAAAATTTTGACATACTAGCTCTCGATTTTACTAATTCAAAGATACATTTAAATTTTCTCTTCTTCTTAATTTTGGTTACTTTTGTAAGATTACAAACCTTCTAAACCCTAGAAGATTATGAAAAAGCTTATCTCTCTCTTATTTGCAGCATCTCTGATTTTTACATTAACCGGTTGTGACTGGGTGCGTTCTACACTGGGAATGCCCACATCAGATGATCTTAAAGAATTCAGACAATTGGCAGAAGATACACAAAAAGTAAAACCTGAAACTCCAGCTCCTGACTCTATAACTCAGGATACTATAGTACCGGTGCAAAACATTCAAAAGAAAGAATATGCAGAGACTGCAGTACCTGTTGATGGTATGAGGTTTTTTGTTATAGCCGGTAGTTTTGAAGAGGAGAAGAACGCAGATAAAATGGCTGCATACCTTAGCGAAAGCGGATACAAACCTATACGATTAATATTTCGCAACGGATTCAATGTTGTAGCATCATCAGGACACAAGGAAATGGGTGAAGCTTACGCCTCTCTCCGGAACCTCCTTGAACTTGATTTTAGTCCTGAGGATATATGGATATACGATGCATTAAAACAAAAATTACATACAGAAATTAAATAGATGAAAACAACTGCTTTTACAGAAAAACACATTGCCTTGGGAGCCAAGATGGTTCCATTTGCAGGCTATAACATGCCTGTCGAGTATATCGGAATTACAGAGGAGCACAACCATGTGAGAACCGGTGTGGGAGTATTTGATGTTTCACATATGGGAGAGATTTGGGTAAAGGGGCCAAATGCTCTTGCATTTGTTCAGTATACCACCTCAAATGATGTCTCTCTTCTTGTTCCGGGTAAGATTCAATATTCATGCTTCCCAAATGGTAAAGGGGGTATAGTGGATGATCTGCTTGTATATTGTATCGACAGTGAGACATACCTTCTTGTAGTAAATGCATCAAATATTGACAAGGATTATGCTCATCTTTCAGCTGTTGCTCCAAAATTCAATATTACTCCAGGCAGGGAGCTCTATAATGCATCTGATGAAATATGTCAGCTAGCTGTACAGGGTCCATTGGCACTCAAGGCTATGCAGAAAATTTGTGATCAAAGCGTTGAGGATATGGAGTACTACACCTTCAAAAAGTTAACTGTCGGTGGAATTAAAGAGGCAATTTTCTCAACTACAGGTTATACAGGTTCAGGCGGATGTGAAATTTATGTTTCAAATCAGGATGCAGACAAACTTTGGAAGGCAGTTTTTGAGGCAGGAGAGGAGTTTGGGATTATGCCTATAGGACTTGGTGCAAGAGATACTTTAAGGCTGGAGATGGGCTTCTGTCTGTATGGTAATGATATTGACGATACAACATCGCCTATTGAGGCAGGTCTTGGATGGATAACAAAATTCAGCGAGGCAAAGGGTGATTTTATTGATAAAGATTATATGCTTAAATTAAAAGCAGATGGTCTTAAGAGGAAGCTGGTTGGATTTGAACTTATTGACAGAGGGGTCCCAAGACACGGATACGAGGTTTGCAGCGCAGACGGCACGGTTATTGGTATTGTAACATCAGGAACAATGGGGCCTGCTGTTAAGAAGGCAATAGGGATGGCTTATGTTACCCCTGAATTCTCAAAAGCCGGATCTGATATTTATATCAAGGTGAGGGAGAAACTTCTCAAAGCCGCTGTTGTGAAGACACCTTTTTACAAACAAGGTTAAAGGATGAAAGTCAGGCATTTTGATTGGGCAGAGGAGCTTGAGTGCGCTGTTACAGTTTGCGATTCAGATGGAGTGGTTGTATACAGAAATTCAAAATCTGCAAAGACATTTGAAAAGTACGGAGAGCTGCTTGGTAAAAATCTGAGAGAGTGTCACGGAGAGAAGTCCTGGGAGATGATTCAGCGTATGCTTGCTTCAGGGGAGTCAAATTCATATACTATTCAAAAAGATGGTATAAAGAAGTTGATACACCAGACTCCCTGGAGAGTGGGTGGCAAAATCAAAGGTTTGGTTGAGTTTTCTATAGTGCTGCCCCCGGAGCTTCCTCATTTTATAAGATAAATATAAATAAATGGCAAAATTCAGATTTATACATAATAACATAAATGTCCTTGACCTGCAGAAGAGTCTTGATTTTTACAAAAAGGCCCTGGGTCTTGACGAAGTAAGAAGAATTACTCCTGAGGATGGATCTTTTATTATTGTCTATCTTTCAGATGGTCTCCCCGGAGGTCATCAGCTGGAGCTAACCTGGCTGAGGGATTGGGAGAGGCCCTATAATCTGGGAGATAATGAATTCCATCTTGCTTTCAGGACGGATAATTATGAAGAGGCTCATAAACTCCATCAGGAGATGGGATGTATCTGCTATGAAAATCCCAAAATGGGCATATATTTTATAAATGATCCCGACGGCTACTGGCTGGAGGTATTGCCAACAAGATAACCGATGAAGAAATTTACTTTGATTGTAGCTCTGCTGATCCTTGCGACGGCAGGGCTATTCTCGCAAAATGAGAGAGGCGCTGACCTCAGAAAACATGTTGAGGCTCTGGTGGCCGACTCCCTGATGGGAAGAGGTGCCGGAAGCGAGGGTGAAAAGATGGCTGCAAGGTACATAAGGAAGGTATTTAATGAGAGTAGCGTTGAACTACTTTATCCCTTGCCGGGACAGGATTTTTCACTGGTGAATAGTAATGGAGACACTATCAGATCACAGAATATCATTGGAATAGTTGAGGGCTATGATCCTCAGCTTAAGAATGAATTCATACTTATAGGAGCTCATTATGACCACCTGGGTTTTAATACAGTAAAGGTAAACGGAAGGGACTCTCTTACCATATACAGAGGTGCCGATGATAACGCCTCAGGAGTCTCCGTGATGCTTGAGGTAGCAAAGATGGTTAGGAGCAGAAGTTTTATGTTTAAAAGATCTGTGATTTTTGCAGCTTTTGGGGCAGAAGAGAGGGGTATGGTAGGCAGCTGGTATTTCGTTAACAGGGCTTTTGCACAGAAGGATAAGATCTCCCTTATGATAAATCTTGATATGATAGGCAGAGCAGTAGAGGGCAGGAATCTTTACATTTATACAGTTATGCCTCACGCTGAGTTATCCACACTTCTTAAGGATGTCTCTGACAAGCCCTTGATGCCAACACCAACAATTAAGGCAACGGATTACTTTCCAAGCGATCATCAGCCTTTTGCAGCAGATGGAATCCCGGTAGCTCTCTTTACAACGGGTCTTCACAGAGATTATCATTCACCAAGAGATGTTGAAAAAGAGCTTAATTACGAGGTAATGGAGATGACTAAAGAGTATGTTTTCAATCTTGCTCTTGATGCTGCAAATATGAAGAGAATGCTCTCCAGAACTGTTTTTGCTCCTAAGGGAGAGATTAATCAGGAGGATGGTAAACCAAGACTTTACAGGCAGGAGGAGACTGAAAACCCGGCACTGTTCCTGCATGGAAGGGAGCAAAGATTTTTAGACAGGTGGGTATATAAGTACCTTAAATACCCGGAGAGTGCGATTGAAAAAGGGATTAGTGGCAGGGTTATTATTGAGTTTACTGTTGATTACGAGGGAAAAGTGAAGGATGCGGAGATAATAAAGTCTGTTGACTATGACCTTGACGAGGCGGCCTTAAAAACAATAGAGGCCTCGCCAGACTGGAAACCTGCAAAGATTGGAGGGAAGCCTGTCTCTGTAAGGATTGCCGTTCCGGTAGAATTCAGGCTTAAGAGATAGTAAATTTTATTACTTTTGTCGCTTGATTCAAACGAAATACAATGGAGTACAATTTTTCCCGGATAGAGAGATACTGGCAGGCCAGGTGGGCCTCTGAAAAGACATTTAAAGCTGATATTGACAAAGAGAGACCCAAGTTTTATGTACTGGATATGTTCCCATATCCCTCAGGTGCGGGACTTCATGTAGGGCACCCGCTGGGTTACATTGCAAGCGATATATACAGCAGATACAAGCGACTAAAGGGTTTTAACGTACTCCACCCTATGGGATACGACGCTTTCGGCCTTCCGGCAGAGCAGTATGCCATTCAGACAGGTCAGCATCCGGCCGAAACAACCGAGAAAAACATTGCCAGATACAGAGAGCAGCTGGACAGAATAGGCTTCTCTTTTGACTGGGAGAGAGAGGTCCGTACTTGTGAACCTGAGTATTATAAATGGACCCAGTGGGCATTCATCAAAATGTTTGAGCACTGGTACAGCATTACAGATCAAAAGGCAAAACCGGTTGAGGAGCTTATAGAAATATTTGGTCGGGAAGGGAATTCAGGTGTCAATGCTGCCTGCGGTGAGGTTAACCAATTCTCGGCAGAGGAGTGGAGGGCGATGAGTGAGAATGAGAAGGCAGATATCCTTATGCAGTACAGAATTGCATATCTGGGAGAGACTTCTGTAAACTGGTGTCCGGCATTGGGTACCGTTCTTGCTAATGATGAGGTTAAGGAGGGGCTATCTGTAAGGGGAGGTCATCCTGTGGAACAGAAGAAGATGAGACAGTGGCAGCTGAGGGTTTCGGCCTATGCCGAAAGGCTGCTCAGGGATATGGAGGATCTCGACTGGAGTGACTCCCTGAAGGAGATGCAGAGAAACTGGATTGGACGCTCAGAGGGGGCTGAGATGACCTTCAAAGTATCTAATGGTAATCAGGAGTATAGTCTGGAGATATTTACAACCCGCGCAGATACTGTTTTTGGAGCCACATTTATGGTTTTGGCGCCAGAGAGCGAATGGGTAGAGAGGCTAACAACAGCAGAACAGAGAGAGGAGGTTGAGTTATACCTTGCTGCCGCTAAAAAGAAGACTGAAAGGGAGAGAATGGCAGAGAGCAAGAGAGTGACAGGTGTTTTCAGCGGCAGTTATGCCATAAATCCATTTACAAATGAAAAAATACCGGTTTGGATTGCCGAGTATGTACTTGCGGGCTATGGCACTGGTGCAATCATGGCTGTTCCTGCCCATGACAGCAGAGACTATGCCTTTGCCAGACATTTTAACCTCCCCGTGATACCTCTTATTGAGGGATGCGATGTTTCGCAGGAGAGTTTTGATGCAAAGGAGGGTATTATGTGCAACTCCGGATTTCTGAATGGGATGACTGTAAAACAGGCAATTCCTGCAGCAATTGAGGAGGTGGAGCGCATAGGAATTGGCAGAAAAAAGGTTAATTTCAGGCTCAGAGATGCTATTTTTTCCCGTCAGAGATACTGGGGGGAGCCCTTCCCCATTTTTTACAAAGAGGGGATAGCTACACCGATGCCTCATTCGGCCTTACCACTCGAACTTCCGGAAGTAGATAAATTCCTTCCGACAGAGAGCGGTGAGCCACCACTTGCAAGGGCAGAAAACTGGAGTTTTGACGGATGGCCTTTAGAGAAGAGCACAATGCCCGGCTTTGCAGGCAGCAGTGCTTATTTCCTGAGATATATGGATCCTCGGAACACAGAGGCACTTGTCTCAAAGGAGGCAAATAGTTACTGGAGAGATGTTGACCTCTATATAGGTGGTACAGAACACGCCACAGGGCACCTTATCTACTCAAGATTCTGGAATAAGTTCCTTTATGACCTCGGATTTGTTTGTGAAAAAGAGCCTTTCCGTAAACTTATCAATCAGGGTATGATTCAGGGAAGATCCAATTTTGTTTACAGGATAAAAGGGACCAGTAAATTTGTATCAACCGGGCTAAAAGATGAATACGATACCACTGAAATTCATGTTGATGTAAATATCGTAAACAATGACCGCCTGGATATTGATGCCTTCCGTAAATGGATGCCGGACTATGAAAACGCTGAATTTATTCTTGAAAATGGAGAGTACATTTGCGGCTGGGCAGTTGAGAAGATGAGTAAATCTATGTTCAATGTGGTAAACCCGGACACTGTATGCGATAAATATGGAGCAGATACTCTGAGGATGTATGAAATGTTCCTTGGCCCGCTGGAGCAGAGCAAACCATGGGATACAAATGGTATTGACGGAGTTCACAGATTCCTCAAAAGGTTCTGGAGACTTTTCTTCAACAAGGAGAACTTCTTTGTCTCGGAAGAGGATGCTAATCCATCAGAACTTAAAGTGCTTCACAAACTTATTGGCAAAGTACAGTCAGATATCGAGAGTTTCTCCTTCAATACAAGCGTAAGCGCCTTTATGATAGCAGTTAATGATCTGTATGAGCTTAGCTGCAACAAAAGGGCTGTTCTTGAACCAATGGTAATACTGATCTCCCCGTTTGCCCCACACATAGCTGAGGAGCTTTGGGGAATGCTTGGCAATACATCAAGCGTTACCTATGCTAAATTCCCGGCTTATATTGAGAAATTCACAATTGAGAATACATTTGAGTACCCGGTATCTTTCAATGGAAAACTGAGGTTTAAACTTGAGTTGGATCGTTCTCTATCTGCAGCAGAGATTGAAGCAGCAGTAAGGTCTGATGAAAACACCCTGCGATTTTTATCAGGGGGAGGTATTAAAAAGATAATAGTGGTTCCCGGTAAGATTATTAATGTAGTTTGCTGAAATGAAAATAGTATCATATCAGGTTGACTCTTTTACAGATAAGGTCTTTGGTGGAAATCCTGCAGTTGTTGTTCTCCTGGAAAACTCCCTGCCGGATACCCTCCTAAAACTTATTGCAAGAGAGAACGCAGCACCTGAGACTGCTTTTATTCTTAAAACTGAATCCGGATACAATCTCAGATGGTTTACCCCGGACATAGAGATGGACCTTTGCGGTCACGCTACACTAGCATCTGCTCATATACTTTTTACAGAGAGGTCAGATGGTGTCAGCGAAGTTGTATTTAATACTGTTTCAGGGCCTCTTGCCGTGAAGAGGGAGAGTGATTACTACCTTATGAACTTTCCGGTAAGAGAGGGTGTTCCCGCATCATTACCTGAGGAGATATTTGACAGCCTTAACATCAAACCAAAAGAGATATTCAAGGCGAGAGACTATATGCTTGTTTATCCTTCCCAAAATGAGGTTGAGTCAATAGAGATTAACAGATCAATCTTTGATGAGATTAACATTAATCCCGGAGGGGTAATAATAACAGCTCCCGGCAGAGATTGTGACTTTGTATCCAGGTTTTTTACACCTCAGGCAACAATTCTGGAAGATCCGGTTACAGGCAGTGCCCATTGTACTCTGGCTCCTTACTGGGCTAAAAGATTAAGAAAGAGTGTTCTTCAGGCAAAACAGATTAGCAGCAGAGGCGGTGTTCTTGAATGCAGAATTGAAGATAGTGGTGTGGTAATAAAGGGTAAAGCTGTTACTTATTCAAAATCAGAAATTTATATAACTGAATAGATATTATGCAGATATTAAAGACTGTGAAATCATACCTGTTAATGACAATAGGTCTCTTTATCTTTGTCTTCAGCTGGACAGCATTTCTTATTCCACACGAAATTGCCGGGGGGGGCGTAAGTGGTCTGGCATCAGTAATTAACTATGCAACAGGATTTGATGTATCATATTCCTATCTGATAATTAATGCTGTTCTTTTGGGGATAGGATTTCTTGTTCTCGGCAAAGCGTTTGGATTTAAGACTATTTACTGTATTGCAGTAGCTGCGCTTATGTTTGAATTTCTTCCGCTTATCCCATGGGTTTCTGATATTGAGGACAAGCTTATCAACTCTCTTATCGGAGGTACAATGAGCGGGATTGGAATTGGAATCATTTTCCTTCAGGGAGGAAGTACCGGAGGGACAGATATTGTGGCACTGATTATTGCAAAATACAGGGAGATGTCACCGGGCAGAGTATTCATAATATGTGATCTTGTGATAATTGGCTCAGTTTATTTTATACCGGGTAAATCTCTGGAGGATGTAATTTACGGATATATTGAGATGGTATCCTTCTCTTATGTTATTGATATGATTTTGACCGGAAATAAACAATCTCTTCAGGTTTTTATTTTCTCATCAAAATATGCAGAGATTGCAGACCGGGTGAGCAGTGAAATGGGGAGAGGAGTTACAGCTCTCTCATCAATGGGATGGTACTCTCAGAGTGAAAGTAAGATGTTGGTTGTAATTCTCAGGAAATCTCAGCTTGCAGACATAAGTGCAATTGTTAAGGAGATTGATAATAATGCATTCATATCTGTATCGGCAGTTATGAGCGTATACGGACAGGGTTTTGATCAGATAAAAAGCGGGAAGTTGCTATGGAACAAAAAACAAAAAGAGTCCTAGAGAGACTCAGAAGTTACTCAATAATAACTTTTGGCCTTCTTCTCTATGCGCTGGGCTGGACTGTATTTCTTATACCAAGCGGCCTTGTAGGGGGAGGAGTAACCGGTATATCGGCAGTTATATTTTATGCAACAGGATTTCCTGTAAGCTGGTCATTTTTTATAATAAATGCAGCATTACTTGCTGTGGCACTAAAAGTTCTGGGAAAGGGTTTTGGGGTCAAAACAGTATTTGCAATTGTGGCCGTGACACTGTTTCTGGACCGGCTACCGGGTCTGATTCCACAGGAGCTTATTGAGGATATTGCAATTGGCAACGGGAAATTACTATCCGCAATGATGGGGGGGGTGTTTTCAGGAGCCGGTATTGCAATAACTTTCACTCAGGGCGGCAGCACAGGAGGCACCGATATTGTTGCCCTAATGATAAATAAATACAGGAATATATCTCCGGGCAAGCTAATTCTCTATATGGATATATTTATTATCCTAAGTTCGCTTATAATACCAAGTGAAGCCTCAATAGGGGAGAGAGCAGCAATAATTATCTATGGTTTTGTACTTATCAGCGTGACAAGCTATACAGTTGATTTAATATTGTCCGGAGCTCGTCAGTCAATACAGATTTTTATATTCTCGCAGAAATACCAGCAGATTGCAGATGCAATAACCCCCACAGGAAGAGGGGTTACAGTGATTGATGGGATGGGATGGTACACAAAAAAAGAGGGAAAGATTCTCATGCTTATTGTAAGAAGAACAGAGAGCAATTTTGTCTTCAGATTGGTAAGGGAGATTGACAAGGATGCTTTTCTTAGTGTAGGCAATGTAATGGGAGTATACGGAAAAGGCTTTGAAGAGATGAAAAAGTAGCTTTCTTAAAATTTATTTGGTTCGGTTGTGAATATTAAATAGATTTGCAATTCACTAAAGTGATGAAAAGAGAGACTTTCATATCAATGATGATGATGATGCGAATGCATCGCAAGATGCTGGCATAGTTTAAGGGTCTTACGCAGGCCCTTTGGGCGGGCCCCATAAAATCCGGTCATATCATTACTAACATCATCATTCTCTTTAAAAATGAATTCACAACATTTTGACACCCTGCAGGTGCATGCAGGTCGTATTAAATCCGGTTCAAACGGACCCTGTGCAACCCCCATATTTCAAACATCCTCATTTCTTTTTGATAACTCAGACCACGCCGCACAGCTATTTGAGCTAAAGGCTCCCGGTCATATTTACACCAGGCTTTCAAATCCAACAACAGATGTTCTGGAACAAAGAGTAGCCGCTCTTGAAGGGGGAACTGCAGCAGTTGCAGTATCATCGGGTCAGGCTTCACAGTTTCTTGCAATACAGAATATTGCAGGAAGCGGAGATAACATAGTAAGCTCCTCTTCTCTTTACGGCGGTTCATATAATCAGTTCAGAATAAGTTTTGCAAAACTCGGAATAGATTTCCGTTTTGCGCAAAAGGGGAATATTCAGAACTTTGAAAGATTGATAGACTCCCGTACTAAAGCAATATTCATAGAGACAATAGGAAATTCAGATTTTTATATTCCGGACTTTGAAAAGTTTGGCGAGCTTGCAGCAAAGCATGGTGTTCCGCTTATTGTAGACAATACATTTGGAGGAGCCGGATATCTCTTCAAACCCCGTGAATGGGGAGCAAATATAATTACCCATGCAGCCACTAAATGGATTGGAGGTCACGGCACCTCAATCGGGGGGATAGTTGTGGATTGCGGAAACTTTGACTGGAGCAACGGTAAGTTTCCGGGATTTACAGAGCCCTCTGAGTCATATCATGGGCTTAGCTTCTGGGAGAGCTTTGGTCCCGGAAGTGATGCAGGGAATATAGCATTCGCTGTTAAAGCCAGGGCCGAAGGATTGCGTGACTGGGGCTGTTCACTCTCTCCATTCAACGCATTTCTTATACTACAGGGGAGTGAAACACTATCTTTGAGATTAGAGAGGGTACTCTCCAATTCTCAGCGTCTGGCTGAGTGGCTTGAGCTGCACCCAAAAGTAGAGAGGGTTAATTATCCGGGCCTTAAAGGCAATCCAAATTACCAAAATGGGAAAAGGTATCTTCGGGGGGGATTTGGAGGCGTTCTCTCATTTGATATTAAAGGTACAAGAGAGAGTGCCTCAGAGTTTGTGAATTCACTTGAACTGCTTAGCCACCTGGTTAATGTTGGAGACAACAAGACTCTTATCACTCACTTTGCCTCAACTACTCACGCTCAGTTGAGTAAAGAGGCCCTTGCTTCAGCAGGGATAGGTGAAAATACCCTGAGGATATCGCTTGGAATAGAGCATATTGATGATATCAGGAAAGATATCGAACAGGCATTCAGGAGGGCTGGTTTATGATCAGAGAGGTTTTTAAATATAGGGATGGATTTATTTTTGAGAGCGGAGAGAGGCTGGAAGAGCTTGATATTGTTTACCACCATACCGGAAACAGAACGCCGGGTAGAGAGGTTATATGGATTTGTCATGCACTCACGGCCAATTCAAATCCTGAAGAGTGGTGGGATGGCCTTGTTGGCCCGGGAAAACTTTTTGACACTCTGAAATATTATATAATTTGTGCTAATATGATAGGCTCCTGCTACGGAAGTAGTGGCCCTTCAACTCTCTCTCCCTCAGGAGAACCCTATCTGCTCTCCTTTCCTCAAGTGACAGTAAGAGATATTGTAAAAGCACACAATCTGTTAAGAGAGGAGTTAAGGATTGAGAATATTGATCTGATAGCAGGAGGATCTATTGGAGGGTTTCAGGCTCTTGAGTGGAGTATAATGTTCCCCGGGATAATCAGAAATTTGCTGGTTATTGCTTGTAATGCACGAGTTTCCGCCTGGGGTACAGCTTTTAACGAGTCTCAGAGAATGGCTCTTTTTGCAGATAGTACTTTTGCCGAGGCAAAAAACATCAAGGGAGGAGAGAAAGGATTAAGGGGAGCAAGGTCCATCGCACTTATCTCTTACCGCTCTTACAAGGGGTATTATCTTACTCAGTCTGAAAAAGATGAAGATGCCCTGTTTGCAGAGATGGCCTGTAGCTATCAGCAGTACCAGGGTAAAAAACTATCTGATAGATTTGATGC
It includes:
- the metX gene encoding homoserine O-acetyltransferase — protein: MIREVFKYRDGFIFESGERLEELDIVYHHTGNRTPGREVIWICHALTANSNPEEWWDGLVGPGKLFDTLKYYIICANMIGSCYGSSGPSTLSPSGEPYLLSFPQVTVRDIVKAHNLLREELRIENIDLIAGGSIGGFQALEWSIMFPGIIRNLLVIACNARVSAWGTAFNESQRMALFADSTFAEAKNIKGGEKGLRGARSIALISYRSYKGYYLTQSEKDEDALFAEMACSYQQYQGKKLSDRFDAYSYYTLTRSVDSHNCGRGRGGVEKALDKIMANTVVVGIDSDNLFPVEEQKLLHKYIKNSKLELLESEWGHDGFLLEWEQTQKIVKRHINFIS